acaatgaaaatatgaagattCTTGGGTACTTGATTACAGGCCTAGTCTTAGAAATATAAGATACAGTCTGCTACAGGTACCCTCGGGGGACAAGtgtgtatttgctttttatgaTAATATAGGATTGTACCTTTCTTTAGatcttattttgaaatgtatacATTTCTCTAAAGCTCTTGGAACATATTTTCACATTGTATCAAGAAAGTTTTAGTACTAATAGCTTTGGAGTTATGTTGAACTTAATTGACAAATCATCTTAGTTAAGAAGTCAGTGCAATGTCAGATGAGCTTCAAAGCTGGGGTGGGTTAAGGGGGGGGACAGAAGGCAATAGATGAAAACCACAAAAAGAAACTTGAAAGAATGAAAGTCAGTGGTTGGCTCCCACACTTTTCCTTGAAGGAAATGCTACCTTGCATATTGACACGTTCATTGTTATCTCGAAACCTCTGGCACACTGGGTAAACAGTTCAGAATTGAGTCTACACTTTGATATTTCCTTCCATTAGGATTCCTTGTTTTTTGATGTAAATACTGAAtgattgatttatttctttaataagtattgagattattttcttaaatggtAAACGTTTGTCTAAACAGAAATGCCATTGATGtcaaatttatttcagagttGAATATACTACATATGTAgacctaaaaaataaattttaaaaatattttttatgtttgtgtttgtatgcaTATGCATACATGCACAGGCCTGTGGTTTTTCTTCATCACATTTTTCAAACTTCATGAAATACCtttcaaaaattattcttgGACAATTTAAACGTGCAGTTCCCTGCAAGTATCAGTGTAGTCTCTTAAGAACTTTTTTGACCTGCTTAATATTAGGATTCTGTTGGGAGGGTGAGGACTGCAAAGTTTCTTTCAGGTTAGATGTAGACTGTCCCAGGGACCCTGTGATGTGTTATAAGCAATTGAATTGTGAATGTTGCAGAGGGATAATTTGATAGCAATGCAAGAGATCAGTAGATCAAGACTCTACCTTTTCTTTTACATAAGTATTTATACCAACTGTTTTGTTGACGCTCACCTTAAACAGATCAATGTGGTAATTTAACTTCAACATGtgtaagcatttatttttgaaatggaaaactcTGTATTCATTCTCAGTTGTAAATCTTCtcacttttctttcagattcCATTTTACATCAGTAGAAATGGACAGCAGCAGTTTCATTCAGTTTGATGTGCCTGAGTACAGCAACACTGTTCTGAGCCAGTTAAACGAACTCCGCTTGCAAGGAAAGCTCTGTGACATAATTGTGCATATTCAGGGTCAGCCATTTCGAGCCCATAAAGCTGTCTTAGCTGCCAGTTCTCCATATTTCCGTGACCATTCAGCATTAAGCACCATGAGTGGCTTATCTATATCAGTTATTAAAAATCCCAATGTTTTTGAacaattgctttcattttgttacaCTGGAAGGATGTCCTTACAACTGAAGGATGTTGTTAGTTTTCTAACTGCAGCTAGCTTTCTACAGATGCAGTGCGTCATTGATAAATGCACACAGATACTGGAGAGTATTCATTCAAAGATCAGTGTTGGTGATGTTGACTCTGTCACTGTTGGTGctgaagaaaattcagaaaatcgCAATGGAGTTAAAGATGGCAGCTATTTTGCCAACCCCATTGAAATATCTCCCCCCTACTGCTCTCAGGTGCGACAGTCAACAGCAAGCAGCGATCTTAGGATGGAAACTACTCCAGGCAAAACTCTGCGTAGTCGACTGCAAGAAGAAGGGCATTCAGATCGAGGAAGCAGCGGGAGTATTTCTGAATATGAGATTCAGATTGAAGGTGATCATGAGCAAGGAGACCTGATAGTAAGGGAGAGTCAGATTGCAGAGGTGAAAGTTAAAATGGAGAAGTCTGACAGGCCAAGTTGCTCTGATAGCTCTTCCCTTGGTGATGATGGATATCATACTGAAATGGTGGACGGAGAGCAAGTGGTAGCAGTAAACGTTGGCTCCTATGGGTCTGTCTTACAACACGTTTATTCATTTACCCATGCCTCATCACAGGCTGCAGGTGTGTCTGAAACTTTTGGAAGCCTGAGCAATTCAAGTCCCTCAAGGTCAATGCTGAGCTGTTTCAGAGGGGGTCGTGCACGCCAAAAACGGGTATCCGCTGGTCATTTACATAGTGATGTTCAGGGCTTGGTGCAAGGGGCTGACAGTGATTCTATGGTGAGTAACGCAGGATATGAAAAT
This region of Anas acuta chromosome 20, bAnaAcu1.1, whole genome shotgun sequence genomic DNA includes:
- the ZBTB34 gene encoding zinc finger and BTB domain-containing protein 34; translation: MDDVEICLSNWKSRFHFTSVEMDSSSFIQFDVPEYSNTVLSQLNELRLQGKLCDIIVHIQGQPFRAHKAVLAASSPYFRDHSALSTMSGLSISVIKNPNVFEQLLSFCYTGRMSLQLKDVVSFLTAASFLQMQCVIDKCTQILESIHSKISVGDVDSVTVGAEENSENRNGVKDGSYFANPIEISPPYCSQVRQSTASSDLRMETTPGKTLRSRLQEEGHSDRGSSGSISEYEIQIEGDHEQGDLIVRESQIAEVKVKMEKSDRPSCSDSSSLGDDGYHTEMVDGEQVVAVNVGSYGSVLQHVYSFTHASSQAAGVSETFGSLSNSSPSRSMLSCFRGGRARQKRVSAGHLHSDVQGLVQGADSDSMVSNAGYENSPRERNTRGHWYPYNERLICIYCGKSFNQKGSLDRHMRLHMGITPFVCKFCGKKYTRKDQLEYHIRGHTDDKPFRCEVCGKCFPFQGTLNQHLRKNHPGVTEVRNRVESPDRTEAFVEQKIDNDASVSEAMDSSMEIHAMSSTSD